The sequence below is a genomic window from Nostoc flagelliforme CCNUN1.
TGCTTTTGCCCAAACACCACTTTTATTATTACGGGCAGCATACCATTTGGGAAATCGCCATGTACCTGTAGAAATTACCCCAACTTATTTACGCTTGTCTTCAGATTCGGTTTTACGCACGATGTTGGAACAACTGGGGTTAGAAGTTAAAGAGGAAATTTTACCGTTTCAGCCAGAATTAGGAGCTTATGGACAATACCATCATGCTCACTGATAGCCATCTTTTGAGTATTTTACAGTTGGCTAGCCCCGCTTTGCCTGTGGGAGCATATAGTTATTCTGAAGGTTTAGAAATGCTGGTAGAGAATGGTACGATCGCTAACCACACACATCTCAAAGATTGGTTAAAAGCAGAGTTGCTCTACGGGGCAATTCGGTTAGAGGCGGCGGTAATGGTACGATCGCAGCAATCTGCAAAAATGGGTGATGTAGAGTCGCTATGCCGTTGGAATCTCTGGTTATCGGCTGCTAGGGAAACAGAAGAATTACGCGCCTCGAGTTGGCAGATGGGGCGATCGCTGATCCAATTACTTGGTAAACTAGAACCGCAGATTGCACCTATTGCTAATGCTGTTGGTAATCCTTGCAATTATGCGATCGCTTTTGGCATTGCCGTTGCCCATTGGCAAATCAACATCCAAGCCGCATTACTAGGATATCTGCATAGTTGGGCAAGTAATTTGATTACTGCGGGTGTGAAACTTATACCCCTTGGACAAACAGCAGGACAGCAGTTATTACTAGATTTACAACCATTATTTAGCGTTGCAGCATTGGAAATTCTCGCATTGGAGGATGATGAACTCGCCTGTTGTAGTTGGGGTTTGTCGCTGGCGAGTATGCAGCATGAGACGCAGTATACAAGGTTGTTTAGGAATTAGTCATTGGTCATTGGTCATTTGTCATTAGTCATTGGTCAAAAACTAAGAACTAATAACCTGTACCAAGGAAAAGTGACAACTAACAAAGGACAAAGGACAAATAACAATGAATGCATTTCGAGTAGGGGTTGCTGGGCCAGTGGGTTCGGGGAAGACGGCTTTAGTAGATGCTTTGTGCAAAGGATTGCGTGAGCAGTATCAGATTGCGGTGGTGACAAATGATATTTATACTCAGGAGGATGCTCAGTTTTTAGTGCGTTCTCAGGCGTTGGCAAGCGATCGCATTTTGGGTGTAGAAACTGGTGGTTGTCCCCATACTGCTATTCGCGAAGATGCTTCGATGAATTTGGCGGCAATTGAACAGTTAGAGGAACGTTTTATCGATTTGGATTTGGTATTTTTGGAAAGTGGCGGTGATAATTTAGCTGCTACCTTTAGTCCAGAATTGGTGGATTTAACGATTTACGTCATCGATGTTGCGGCTGGTGATAAAATTCCCCGCAAGGGTGGCCCCGGCATTACTAAATCTGATTTGTTGGTGATTAACAAAACTGATTTAGCGCCATACGTTGGTGCAGATTTAAGTGTGATGGAACGAGATGCAAAAAAAATGCGCGGTGATAAACCTTTTATTTTTACTAATTTGAAAACTCAGTCAGGACTTGCAGATGTAATTAACTTTGTTTGCACAAATATTTGTTGAAAAATAATTCAGAATTCAGAAGCGGAGCCGGAGACGCTCCTGACTCATGAATTATTTTTCTATAAAGCCCGTAGATGCCGATTCCGCACACGTTCAGCGCTACCGGTAGGAATCGCAGCAATTAATTTTTGCGTATATTCTTCTTTGGGTTCTTGGTAGATGCTTTCGGCTGTGCCTTCTTCAACAATTTGACCGCGATTCATAACTAAAATGCGATCGCTCATAAATTTCACCACACTTAAATCGTGAGAAATAAAGATATAAGTAAGCTGAAAGTCTGACTGTAACTCTTTGAGAAGATTTAATACCTGCGCCTGTACTGAAACATCCAGTGCTGAAACTGATTCATCGCAGATGATAAACTTAGGATTTAACGCCAAAGAACGGGCTATACAAATCCGTTGGCGTTGACCACCAGAAAACTGATGAGGATAGCGGTTAATTGCATCTGCACTCAACCCCACCCGTTCTAAGAGTTCGACTACCCGTTGGCGTCGTTGCTGCTTTGTCTTACCCACGGCATGAATTAACAATGGTTCCATCACCGCATCCCCAACCTTCATCCGTGGATCGAGGGAACTAAAAGGATTTTGGAAGACTATTTGCATTTCCCGCCGCAGTTTTTGCAACGGTTCTCCTTTGAGGCTAGTAATATCTTGTTTCTCAAAGATAATCTGACCACTCATCGGTTCAATTAATCGCAGCAAGGTTCTGCCAAGGGTGGTTTTACCGCAACCAGATTCTCCCACTAAACCTAGTGTTTCTCCTGGTTTGACATCAAAAGAAACGCCATTAACTGCCATATTGTAGCGTTTTGTACCACCAAACACCCCGCGCACTGGAAAACCAACTTTCAGATTGCGGATTTGCAACAGGGGTTCCTTTTTATTGAAGTTTGCCAATCTTGCAGCAATCTCTTCGGTGGTGACTTCTGTGGGTTGTGCGGGTTCTTTCGGCTGAATTACTACTTGTCCCGTTGCTGTCTCTTCTGCACTCATGTAGTCAGAAACGGTGAGTAATTTTTGGGGACGGCGGTTGAGTGTGGGGCGACAAGCTATCAAACCTTTAGTATATGGATGCTGGGGACTGCTGAAAATTTGCTCAGAAGTACCAGATTCGACAACTTTACCTTTATACATCACCGCTACTTGGTCAGCAATTTCTGAAATTAGCCCCAAGTCGTGGGTGATGAAAATCATTGCCATGTCACGGCTTTGCTGCAATTCTCGCAACAAGTCCAAAATAGTTGCTTGCACCGTTACATCTAGTGCTGTGGTTGGTTCATCGGCAATTAAGATTAATGGGTTGCAAGAAATTGCCATTGCAATCATTACCCGTTGCAACTGACCCCCAGAAAGTTCATGTGGGTAGCGTTCCAGCATGGCTTCTTTATGTTCTTTAAGCATCTGTGCCAACTTTGATGGTTCTGGTTTCGACGAATTGGCGTTGGTTTGATGGTCACTGAGCTTTGTCGAAGTGTGCCAAGTTTCGATATACTGCTGCTGGATCTCCTCATCGCTAGGTAGAAGTTTAACCTCTTGTAGACCTGCGATCGCAATTTGTCGTGCTTGGGCTGCTGACACATTTTGATGCCGCATAATCGCTTCTGTTAGCTGAAACCCGATGTTATAAACCGGATTAAGCGAACTCATCGGTTCTTGAAAAATCATGGCGATGTCGCCACCCCGGTGTAGCTGCATTTGCTCAGGAGGCAATTTTACCAAATCGATGGCGTTGGCATTCTCCTGCGGACGAAACCAGATTTCACCGCCAGTAACTATACCGGGAGTTTGCAACAAACCCATCACAGCTAGAGCTGTCACTGATTTACCACTCCCCGATTCTCCTACTATTCCTAGAGTTTCACCTCGATGCAGCCCAAAGGAAATACCATCCAAAGCTCTGACGGTGTTGCCATCACCGGGAAATTCAACTTGTATATTGCGAACCTCTAGGACAGTTTCTCTCATAGGAGTTAGGTAGAAATATTAACTTAAAATTATTTGATTTTAACAATAGTTTTGATCTATATGTGAGTAATCTTAGCTTTTACATTCCACACTTGGAGAATATTACTGATAAGTTTGGGCAGTTTGTTGGACTCTCTAAATCCATGACATATCACTAAGACACAGCTTCAGTTATACGATCTAAATTAGCTGTAGATTCATCTGAAGTTAAAATTGGTGAATTATTGATCATTGCCCTGGCGATGCCTGCGGCGGACTACGCCTACGCTAATCGCTGCTTCTGCGTTCCAGAAACATTTAACGCCACTTCGCCCCATATTATATCATGTTTTTGCCGAAATTAGCCAAATGTAAGAAGCTGAGGTTTTGGATTTAGAGATTAAAATAGAGTTAGCAAAGGTAGAATTTACTTGATTAGGAAGTTCTATGATGACTTTACAAGAAATTATTAATTCTATTGAAAGTTTGCCCACAGAAGATCGAGAGTATTTATTTGAGTTTCTTCGCCAGCAACGAATTGAGAATCGGCGGGTTGAAATTTTGGCTAATGCTCAGGAAGTGATGCAGGCTTTTAAGGATGGGACAGCTCATAGGGGAAGCGTTGATGATTTGATCGCTGATTTACTCGGAGATGATGATGGAAGTTGTCTGGAGTAGTGGATTTAAGCGCTCTTTTAAGAAGATTACAAAGAAAAACCCGCAATTAAAGAATCAAATTGTTAATGTATTAAGGCTTTTGGCAGATGATCCATTTACACCGTCTTTGAAGTCTCATAAGTTAACAGGAAATTTAGCGGGTTTGTGGTCTTGTTCTGTTGCTTATGATTGTAGAATTATCTTTAGTTTCTCTGAGGATGATAAGTTGTTAGAAATGGTTATTTTATTGATTGATGTTGGCAGCCATGATGAAGTTTATTAAATTGTGAAATAGAGGCTGAAGCTTGGGATTTAGAAATTAAAATTCTCTATCCCTAACTGCTCGATAGCTAAACTAAGCGATATCTCACCACAAGACGCAAAGCATCAACGCATACAAAAAAAATAGCACATCTTCAAGGATGGCTATTTGTAAAAATTGTCTAATCGTAATGCTTTTTGCCAAGTATGTAAGCAAATTGAATACACACTTAACTACCAACTTTAGAACGGAATATCATCTGGATCTGGTTCTTCCTCTTTCACTGTTGGATAAGTGGTTCGCTCATAATTTGTGGGTTGGGGTACGGGTTCGTAAGTTTTCGCTTGGGGAGCAACGCCAACAGGATTTGTAGCCGGGGTAGGCGCTGGACGTGGTGAATCGTAACTGGGAATGTCTTTCTGTGCAGGACGAGATGCAGCTGGTTGTCGTGGAGCAGTTTCAGTGAATGATGGAGTTACGGTTGCTGAGGGCAATGGATCAGTATTAAAACTACCTCCAACAGGTTGAATTTGTTGCACCGTCAATTCAGCGCGTTTCTCTTTAAAACCTTCTTGACGCTCAACAGTATTCATGCTTAAACGCCCTACCAGGATGACGCGATCGCCTTGGTGGTAGTTTTGCTGAATTTCTGTCGCTAAATTTCCCCACCCGACAACTTTCAGGGTAGCTGGCGGATCTTCTGGTTTCTGGGAATTGGGAAACTGCACCAGCATTTCCGTTACTCCCAGATTATCGGCTGTATAGCGGAGTTGCGGTTCGTTGATAATTTCCGCCATCAAAACGCAGCTGTTCATTAAAATTACTCCTGACTGCAAAAAGTACTGATTCAAAAAGAGAAGGTTTTTCTATGTAGTGCCAATTAATATCCAGGGCAAACGCATCTAAATTACTCTTGATCACAACGAAGAATAAGAACCAACGAAAAAACCAGGATTTCGCGCTTGATTATTTTTTAAGCCCCAAAGCGATCGCCTAAAATTTTCGCAATAAGTAAGAGTTAATGACATTGTTTTTAGCTCTATTGAGAATAGACTTTGCTTATTGACATGATGCGGCCGCCCTGAATTAATATCTAGATAGGTTTAATCTTTTGCATTTTTTAATAATGTTTGAACAAATTTCCTACATCAGCTCTGAGTTTTTAGTCCTTTCTAGCATAAAAGCCAAGCGATCGCTTTGAACAGCATTGAGTATGCTGCTTTCCACCCTCGCCTGACTAAATGAGCATTGAATTCTGTCTGGAGTAGTATAATTGTACCACTTATTGATTAAATAGAAAAAATTATTGGCAAAAATTAAGTCTTGACGTGAACTGGAAAAACACCCAAGGCAATCAACCTACCTGGAAGGTCGCCCAAGATGGGTAAGCGCAAAAACGCAGGTGGTACAAAGGTGCGATTTGAGGTGAGAACGGGGGCAAATACCCGCTTTTGGATAAAAGTTTGAAACGCCTGAATGATGCGTGTGGGCAACTCACGTTGACGCTGTACTTTTGCTAGATCGCTAAGTTGTACTTGTCGGATCTTGAGCGGTTTGCTGAGTACATTCGCTGCGACGACAGCATCTTGAATCGCGTAGTTAATGCCAACTCCACCAACGGGGGACATTATATGGGCAGCATCACCAATGAGTAGCAAACGTGGACGATACCAGCGTTTGACGCGGCTAGACTCGACTGAGAGA
It includes:
- a CDS encoding type II toxin-antitoxin system RelE/ParE family toxin gives rise to the protein MEVVWSSGFKRSFKKITKKNPQLKNQIVNVLRLLADDPFTPSLKSHKLTGNLAGLWSCSVAYDCRIIFSFSEDDKLLEMVILLIDVGSHDEVY
- a CDS encoding urease accessory protein UreF; translation: MDNTIMLTDSHLLSILQLASPALPVGAYSYSEGLEMLVENGTIANHTHLKDWLKAELLYGAIRLEAAVMVRSQQSAKMGDVESLCRWNLWLSAARETEELRASSWQMGRSLIQLLGKLEPQIAPIANAVGNPCNYAIAFGIAVAHWQINIQAALLGYLHSWASNLITAGVKLIPLGQTAGQQLLLDLQPLFSVAALEILALEDDELACCSWGLSLASMQHETQYTRLFRN
- the ureG gene encoding urease accessory protein UreG → MNAFRVGVAGPVGSGKTALVDALCKGLREQYQIAVVTNDIYTQEDAQFLVRSQALASDRILGVETGGCPHTAIREDASMNLAAIEQLEERFIDLDLVFLESGGDNLAATFSPELVDLTIYVIDVAAGDKIPRKGGPGITKSDLLVINKTDLAPYVGADLSVMERDAKKMRGDKPFIFTNLKTQSGLADVINFVCTNIC
- a CDS encoding single-stranded DNA-binding protein; the encoded protein is MNSCVLMAEIINEPQLRYTADNLGVTEMLVQFPNSQKPEDPPATLKVVGWGNLATEIQQNYHQGDRVILVGRLSMNTVERQEGFKEKRAELTVQQIQPVGGSFNTDPLPSATVTPSFTETAPRQPAASRPAQKDIPSYDSPRPAPTPATNPVGVAPQAKTYEPVPQPTNYERTTYPTVKEEEPDPDDIPF
- a CDS encoding ABC transporter ATP-binding protein, which translates into the protein MRETVLEVRNIQVEFPGDGNTVRALDGISFGLHRGETLGIVGESGSGKSVTALAVMGLLQTPGIVTGGEIWFRPQENANAIDLVKLPPEQMQLHRGGDIAMIFQEPMSSLNPVYNIGFQLTEAIMRHQNVSAAQARQIAIAGLQEVKLLPSDEEIQQQYIETWHTSTKLSDHQTNANSSKPEPSKLAQMLKEHKEAMLERYPHELSGGQLQRVMIAMAISCNPLILIADEPTTALDVTVQATILDLLRELQQSRDMAMIFITHDLGLISEIADQVAVMYKGKVVESGTSEQIFSSPQHPYTKGLIACRPTLNRRPQKLLTVSDYMSAEETATGQVVIQPKEPAQPTEVTTEEIAARLANFNKKEPLLQIRNLKVGFPVRGVFGGTKRYNMAVNGVSFDVKPGETLGLVGESGCGKTTLGRTLLRLIEPMSGQIIFEKQDITSLKGEPLQKLRREMQIVFQNPFSSLDPRMKVGDAVMEPLLIHAVGKTKQQRRQRVVELLERVGLSADAINRYPHQFSGGQRQRICIARSLALNPKFIICDESVSALDVSVQAQVLNLLKELQSDFQLTYIFISHDLSVVKFMSDRILVMNRGQIVEEGTAESIYQEPKEEYTQKLIAAIPTGSAERVRNRHLRAL